The proteins below are encoded in one region of Metabacillus dongyingensis:
- a CDS encoding PRC-barrel domain-containing protein: protein MFGKGEFLLRTFTELRGMPVVDVEDGSIAGFVSDACFDANGSFIGLLINEKGIFRKGRIVPAETICTIGKDGIMVNGRSSLKSMSEFRKAYFLQSHRRIQYKAVYSTEGEKLGLLADVYFSEQVGTIVAYELTDGFFADMMEGKRKLDPPGSLTISKDAIVMDFIH from the coding sequence ATGTTCGGAAAGGGGGAGTTTCTCCTGCGGACATTTACAGAGCTCAGAGGAATGCCGGTAGTAGATGTTGAAGACGGATCAATTGCTGGGTTTGTATCTGATGCTTGTTTTGATGCAAATGGCTCTTTTATAGGGCTGTTAATAAATGAAAAAGGGATATTCAGAAAAGGGCGCATCGTTCCGGCAGAGACGATTTGTACAATTGGCAAGGACGGGATTATGGTTAACGGCAGAAGCAGCCTGAAATCGATGTCTGAATTTAGAAAGGCTTATTTCCTGCAATCACACCGGAGGATCCAGTACAAAGCGGTCTATTCTACAGAAGGCGAGAAGCTTGGGCTTCTTGCTGATGTATACTTTTCTGAACAAGTGGGCACCATTGTAGCATATGAACTGACGGACGGATTCTTTGCAGATATGATGGAGGGAAAACGAAAGCTTGATCCTCCTGGGTCTTTAACCATTAGCAAAGATGCAATCGTCATGGATTTTATTCATTAG